The following coding sequences are from one Cygnus atratus isolate AKBS03 ecotype Queensland, Australia chromosome 15, CAtr_DNAZoo_HiC_assembly, whole genome shotgun sequence window:
- the LOC118249052 gene encoding cytochrome b-c1 complex subunit 2, mitochondrial, with amino-acid sequence MRGFVGVAPALSKRLYSLKVAPKVAPSATAERVKLSPESEDLEITKLPNGLVIASLENFSPASRIGVFIKAGSRYETTGNLGTAHLLRLASTLTTKGASSFRITRGIEAVGGSLSVYSTREKMTYSVECLRDYVDTVMEYLLNVTTAPEFRRWEVTDLQPQLKVDKAVAFQNPQVGVLENLHAAAYKTALANPLYCPDYRIGKITPEQLHHFVQNNFTSARMALVGIGVKHSNLKQVAEQFLNIRSGAGTSSVKAIYRGGEIREQNGDSLVHAAVVTEGAAVGSEEANAFSVLQHVLGAGPLIKRGSNVTSKLYQSIAKATTQPFDASAFNVNYSDSGLFGFYTISQAQDAGQVIKAALNQMKAIAQGSVTDEDVTKAKNQLKAAYLMSVESAEGLLNEIGSESLVSGTHTSPSVVAQKIDSVSTADVVNAAKKFVSGKKSMAASGDLGNTPFLDEL; translated from the exons ATGAGGGGCTTCGTGGGGGTCGCGCCAGCTCTGTCG AAGAGACTGTACTCACTGAAAGTAGCTCCTAAAGTTGCACCATCAGCAACTGCTGAACGAGTGAAATTATCTCCAGAGTCTGAGGATCTGGAG atcACAAAATTACCAAATGGCTTAGTAATTGCATCTCTGGAAAACTTTTCTCCAGCTTCAAGAATTGGTGTGTTCATTAAAGCGGGCAGCAGATATGAAACCACTGGTAACTTGGGAACTGCTCACTTACTTCGTCTTGCATCTACTTTG acTACTAAAGGAGCATCTTCCTTCAGGATAACTCGTGGTATTGAAGCTGTTGGGGGTAGCCTAAG cGTGTACTCAACGAGAGAGAAAATGACTTACTCTGTTGAATGCCTGCGTGACTATGT TGATACAGTAATGGAGTACCTTCTTAATGTCACCACAGCTCCAGAGTTCAGACGATGGGAAGTAACTGATCTTCAGCCACAATTAAAAGTTGACAAAGCAGTTGCGTTTCAGAATCCTCAAGTTG GAGTGCTGGAAAACTTGCATGCTGCAGCTTACAAGACTGCTCTGGCAAACCCCTTATATTGTCCAGATTACAGAATTGGAAAAATTACACCTGAGCAG CTTCACCATTTTGTACAGAACAATTTCACAAGTGCGAGAATGGCCCTTGTAGGAATAG GTGTAAAGCACTCTAACCTAAAGCAAGTTGCAGAGCAGTTTCTAAACATCCGAAGTGGAGCTGGTACTTCTAGTGTTAAGGCTATCTACCGAGGGG gAGAAATCAGAGAACAGAATGGTGATAGCCTTGTCCATGCTGCTGTTGTAACAGAAGGAGCTGCTGTTGGAAGTGAGGAAGCAAATGCGTTCAGTGTCCTTCAGCATGTTTTGGGTGCTGGACCCCTTATCAAGAGGGGAAGCAATGTTACCAGCAAACTGTACCAGAGTATTGCTAAAGCAACTACTCAGCCATTTGAT gcttCCGCATTTAATGTTAATTACTCTGATTCTGGGCTCTTCGGATTTTATACCATATCCCAGGCTCAAGACGCTGGGCAG gTCATTAAAGCTGCTTTGAACCAGATGAAGGCAATTGCTCAAGGCAGTGTCACAGATGAAGATGTCACAAAGGCAAA AAATCAGCTGAAAGCTGCCTATTTGATGTCAGTGGAATCTGCAGAAGGTTTGCTGAATGAAATTGGCTCCGAATCATTGGTTTCTGGCACACACACATCACCATCTGTTGTTGCTCAAAAAATTGACTCTGTATCCACTGCTGATGTTGTGAAT GCTGCAAAGAAGTTTGTCAGTGGGAAGAAATCAATGGCAGCTAGTGGTGATTTGGGAAATACTCCTTTTCTTGATGaattgtaa